One region of Juglans regia cultivar Chandler chromosome 4, Walnut 2.0, whole genome shotgun sequence genomic DNA includes:
- the LOC109011519 gene encoding tetraspanin-19-like isoform X2 translates to MGSIAKTCLRSLLKVANSAMGIVGIMLILYSCWMIRVWQRDSSYVDYSSTCPWFMYTFLGIGVTMGVITCLGHIAADSAHGYCLSCYVVIISFLLLLETAMSADILLNSDWEKDLPEDPTGRFHDFEDFVKSNFGFCKWIGFMIILAQGFSILLAVALRTLGPSYYNYDSDGDYAPERLPLVNNKVQPPPYVKDLSDPRSAINYNTWNANK, encoded by the exons ATGGGAAGTATTGCGAAGACTTGCCTAAGGTCATTGCTGAAAGTTGCGAATTCCGCTATGGGTATTGTGGGGATTATGCTGATTCTGTATAGTTGTTGGATGATTAGAGTTTGGCAGAGAGATTCATCCTATGTTGATTATAGTTCTACTTGTCCATG GTTCATGTACACTTTTCTTGGAATTGGTGTTACCATGGGTGTGATAACTTGCCTAGGCCATATTGCTGCCGATAGTGCACACGGTTATTGCCTCTCTTGT TATGTGGTGATTATCAGTTTTCTTCTACTATTGGAAACTGCAATGTCAGCAGATATACTCCTGAATTCTGACTGGGAGAAG GATTTGCCTGAGGATCCAACTGGGAGGTTCCATGATTTCGAAGATTTTGTGAAGTCAAACTTCGGTTTTTGCAAATGGATAGGCTTTATGATCATCTTAGCTCAG GGATTTTCGATTCTGTTGGCAGTAGCTCTGAGAACTCTAGGGCCATCCTATTATAACTATGATTCTGATGGGGATTATGCTCCCGAGAGGCTTCCGCTCGTAAACAATAAAGTTCAACCTCCACCTTACGTTAAGGATCTGTCCGATCCTCGTTCTGCCATTAATTATAACACCTGGAAT GCAAACAAGTGA
- the LOC109011519 gene encoding tetraspanin-19-like isoform X1 has protein sequence MGSIAKTCLRSLLKVANSAMGIVGIMLILYSCWMIRVWQRDSSYVDYSSTCPWFMYTFLGIGVTMGVITCLGHIAADSAHGYCLSCYVVIISFLLLLETAMSADILLNSDWEKDLPEDPTGRFHDFEDFVKSNFGFCKWIGFMIILAQGNVMVQNYTTITNMQLRTHFYVPFKPACSKIFSLDLNAHVLHLQGFSILLAVALRTLGPSYYNYDSDGDYAPERLPLVNNKVQPPPYVKDLSDPRSAINYNTWNANK, from the exons ATGGGAAGTATTGCGAAGACTTGCCTAAGGTCATTGCTGAAAGTTGCGAATTCCGCTATGGGTATTGTGGGGATTATGCTGATTCTGTATAGTTGTTGGATGATTAGAGTTTGGCAGAGAGATTCATCCTATGTTGATTATAGTTCTACTTGTCCATG GTTCATGTACACTTTTCTTGGAATTGGTGTTACCATGGGTGTGATAACTTGCCTAGGCCATATTGCTGCCGATAGTGCACACGGTTATTGCCTCTCTTGT TATGTGGTGATTATCAGTTTTCTTCTACTATTGGAAACTGCAATGTCAGCAGATATACTCCTGAATTCTGACTGGGAGAAG GATTTGCCTGAGGATCCAACTGGGAGGTTCCATGATTTCGAAGATTTTGTGAAGTCAAACTTCGGTTTTTGCAAATGGATAGGCTTTATGATCATCTTAGCTCAG GGAAATGTGATGGTTCAGAATTACACAACCATAACCAACATGCAATTAAGGACTCATTTTTATGTGCCATTCAAGCCAGCTTGTTCAAAGATATTTTCCTTAGACCTGAATGCACATGTCCTTCACCTGCAGGGATTTTCGATTCTGTTGGCAGTAGCTCTGAGAACTCTAGGGCCATCCTATTATAACTATGATTCTGATGGGGATTATGCTCCCGAGAGGCTTCCGCTCGTAAACAATAAAGTTCAACCTCCACCTTACGTTAAGGATCTGTCCGATCCTCGTTCTGCCATTAATTATAACACCTGGAAT GCAAACAAGTGA
- the LOC109011517 gene encoding sphingolipid delta(4)-desaturase DES1-like, translating into MGVRGEEKEAEGVMATDFFWSYTDEPHASRRRQILSQYPQIKDLFGPDPWAFLKVSVAVSLQLWTATFLHNAGWLKILAIAYFFGSFLNHNLFLAIHELSHNLAFSTPVYNRWLGIFANLPIGVPMSVTFQKYHLEHHRFQGVDGIDMDIPSCTEAHLVTNVVSKSIWVIFQLFFYALRPLFLKPKPPGYWEFINLFVQIALDAAMVYFWGWKSFAYLILSTFVGGGMHPMAGHFISEHYVFKPEQETYSYYGPLNLMTWCVGYHNEHHDFPRIPGSKLYKVKEIAPEYYEGLESYKSWSQVIYMYIMDRAVGPFSRMKRKATKSE; encoded by the exons atgGGGGTTAGAGGGGAAGAGAAAGAAGCGGAGGGAGTAATGGCCACGGACTTCTTCTGGTCGTACACGGACGAGCCCCACGCTTCCAGGCGCCGCCAGATTCTCTCTCAGTACCCACAGATCAAGGACCTTTTCGGCCCCGACCCCTGGGCTTTCCTCAAG GTTTCGGTTGCTGTTTCGCTTCAGCTATGGACTGCTACTTTTCTTCATAATGCTGGCTGGCTGAAAATACTGGCAATTGCCTACTTCTTTGGCTCTTTTCTCAACCACAACCTATTCTTAGCCATCCATGAGCTCAGCCACAATCTTGCCTTCTCAACTCCGGTCTACAACCGTTGGCTTGGGATTTTTGCTAACCTCCCTATTGGTGTGCCGATGTCTGTCACATTTCAAAAATACCACCTTGAACATCATCGCTTCCAAGGAGTAGATGGCATTGATATGGACATCCCAAGCTGTACTGAAGCCCATCTTGTGACAAATGTTGTTTCTAAAAGCATATGGGTCATCTTCCAACTCTTCTTCTATGCTCTCCGGCCTCTATTTCTGAAACCAAAACCTCCCGGTTATTGGGAgttcatcaatttatttgttcaGATAGCCCTTGATGCAGCCATGGTTTACTTTTGGGGCTGGAAATCTTTTGCCTATTTGATTCTTTCCACATTCGTTGGGGGTGGGATGCACCCAATGGCTGGTCACTTCATTTCAGAACATTATGTTTTCAAGCCTGAACAGGAGACATATTCTTACTATGGCCCCCTGAATCTTATGACATGGTGTGTGGGATACCACAATGAGCACCATGATTTCCCCAGAATTCCTGGGAGCAAGCTCTACAAGGTGAAGGAGATTGCACCGGAGTATTATGAGGGTTTAGAGTCATATAAATCTTGGAGTCAGGTCATTTACATGTATATCATGGACCGGGCAGTTGGTCCGTTTAGCCGAATGAAGAGAAAGGCAACAAAATCTGAATAG
- the LOC109011520 gene encoding splicing factor U2af large subunit B-like isoform X1 — protein sequence MSDYASPENEGSEPGGLDARDSHQKHNSRGSDHERLRIRDKHQYREKDGDRHHRNYKDRSTKDDNRGGKYDDYDRHQSGHYNRHHYSDRERERRHRRRSRSRSRDGSRNESRSHSRSRSHSESKRTSGFDMAPPAVSGLPGAAVPVQPPVVSQSMPGIIQNMLPFGTQLGALPLMPAQAMTQQATRHARRVYVGGLPPLANEQTIATFFSQIMAAIGGNSAGQGDAVVNVYINHEKKFAFVEMRTVEEASNAMALDGIIFEGVAVRVRRPTDYNPALAAALGPSQPSPHLNLAAAGLTPGVIGGAEGPDRIFVGGLPYYFTEVQIRELLQTFGPLRGFDLVKDKDTGNSKGYGFCVYQDPAVTDIACAALSGLKMGDKILTVRRATASAGQSKTEQEMILAQAQQHIAMQKMALLTGDMNLPGVGIAPITNAETLTKVLCLTEAVTVDQLNDDQEYEEISEDMRDECSKFGTLVDITIPRPNQNGEHIPGVGKVFLEYSDIAGCANARSALNGRKFGGNVVNAFYYPEDKYHIRDYGA from the exons ATGTCCGATTACGCTTCGCCTGAGAACGAAGGATCCGAGCCCGGAGGCCTAGATGCCCGCGACTCGCATCAGAAG CACAATTCACGTGGATCAGATCATGAGAGATTGAGGATTAGAGATAAACATCAGTATAGGGAAAAAGATGGAGATCGCCATCACAGGAACTACAAGGATAGAAGTACAAAAGATGATAACAGAGGTGGCAAGTATGATGATTATGACCGCCATCAAAGTGGCCATTATAACAG ACACCATTATTCTGATcgagaaagagaaaggagacATAGACGTAGATCGCGTTCCCGTTCTAGGGATGGATCTAGGAATGAATCTAGATCGCACTCTCGTTCCCGTTCTCATTCAGAAAG CAAAAGGACAAGTGGTTTTGACATGGCACCACCCGCTGTTTCTGGGCTACCTGGTGCTGCTGTTCCAG TTCAACCACCAGTTGTTTCTCAATCAATGCCAGGAATAATACAGAACATGTTACCTTTTGGGACACAG CTGGGAGCTCTTCCTCTAATGCCAGCCCAAGCCATGACCCAGCAG GCTACAAGACATGCTCGACGAGTTTATGTTGGTGGGCTTCCCCCCCTGGCCAACgagcag aCAATTGCAACTTTCTTTAGCCAAATCATGGCTGCAATTGGTGGAAATTCTGCTGGTCAAG GTGATGCAGTAGTCAATGTCTACATTAATCATGAAAAGAAGTTTGCATTTGTGGAGATGAGAACTGTTGAAGAAGCAAGTAATGCAATGGCATTAGATGGGATTATATTTGAG GGGGTTGCTGTGAGGGTGCGAAGGCCTACAGACTACAACCCTGCATTAGCTGCAGCACTTGGTCCTAGCCAACCAAGTCCTCACCTTAACTTAGCGGCTGCTGGGCTTACACCAGG TGTAATTGGTGGAGCAGAGGGACCTGACCGTATTTTTGTTGGTGGGCTACCATACTACTTTACTGAAGTACAGATTAGGGAATTGCTGCAGACTTTTGG ACCTCTCCGTGGGTTTGATCTTGTTAAGGATAAAGACACAGGAAACTCTAAAGGATATGGTTTCTGCGTGTATCAG GATCCAGCTGTGACAGACATTGCTTGTGCTGCTCTTAGTGGCTTGAAAATGGGTGATAAAATCCTAACAGTCAGGCGTGCGACTGCAAG TGCGGGGCAGTCCAAAACAGAACAGGAAATGATCTTAGCGCAGGCACAACAGCATATAGCTATGCAA AAAATGGCTTTGTTGACTGGTGACATGAACCTTCCTGGAGTTGGGATAGCACCTATAACAAATGCAGAGACTCTGACTAAAGTCTTATGTTTGACTGAG GCGGTAACTGTGGATCAACTGAACGATGATCAAGAGTACGAAGAAATATCAGAAGACATGCGAGATGAATGTAGCAAATTTG GAACTTTGGTGGACATAACTATTCCTCGTCCAAATCAAAACGGAGAGCACATCCCAGGTGTTGGAAAG GTGTTCTTGGAATATTCTGATATTGCTGGGTGTGCCAATGCAAGGAGTGCACTTAATGGGAGGAAATTTGGAGGCAACGTTGTGAATGCCTTCTATTATCCAGAAGACAAATATCATATCAGGGACTACGGGGCTTAA
- the LOC109011520 gene encoding splicing factor U2af large subunit A-like isoform X2 yields MFNGEPMHQLAGCCSPSTGNSCHLVDHKYFHIISNEGFHFLLCCLMVYLVQPPVVSQSMPGIIQNMLPFGTQLGALPLMPAQAMTQQATRHARRVYVGGLPPLANEQTIATFFSQIMAAIGGNSAGQGDAVVNVYINHEKKFAFVEMRTVEEASNAMALDGIIFEGVAVRVRRPTDYNPALAAALGPSQPSPHLNLAAAGLTPGVIGGAEGPDRIFVGGLPYYFTEVQIRELLQTFGPLRGFDLVKDKDTGNSKGYGFCVYQDPAVTDIACAALSGLKMGDKILTVRRATASAGQSKTEQEMILAQAQQHIAMQKMALLTGDMNLPGVGIAPITNAETLTKVLCLTEAVTVDQLNDDQEYEEISEDMRDECSKFGTLVDITIPRPNQNGEHIPGVGKVFLEYSDIAGCANARSALNGRKFGGNVVNAFYYPEDKYHIRDYGA; encoded by the exons ATGTTCAATGGAGAACCAATGCACCAATTAGCTGGATGTTGTTCGCCTTCCACCGGCAACAGCTGCCATTTGGTAGACCACAAATATTTCCATATCATCAGCAATGAGGGATTTCATTTCTTACTTTGTTGTTTGATGGTATATTTAG TTCAACCACCAGTTGTTTCTCAATCAATGCCAGGAATAATACAGAACATGTTACCTTTTGGGACACAG CTGGGAGCTCTTCCTCTAATGCCAGCCCAAGCCATGACCCAGCAG GCTACAAGACATGCTCGACGAGTTTATGTTGGTGGGCTTCCCCCCCTGGCCAACgagcag aCAATTGCAACTTTCTTTAGCCAAATCATGGCTGCAATTGGTGGAAATTCTGCTGGTCAAG GTGATGCAGTAGTCAATGTCTACATTAATCATGAAAAGAAGTTTGCATTTGTGGAGATGAGAACTGTTGAAGAAGCAAGTAATGCAATGGCATTAGATGGGATTATATTTGAG GGGGTTGCTGTGAGGGTGCGAAGGCCTACAGACTACAACCCTGCATTAGCTGCAGCACTTGGTCCTAGCCAACCAAGTCCTCACCTTAACTTAGCGGCTGCTGGGCTTACACCAGG TGTAATTGGTGGAGCAGAGGGACCTGACCGTATTTTTGTTGGTGGGCTACCATACTACTTTACTGAAGTACAGATTAGGGAATTGCTGCAGACTTTTGG ACCTCTCCGTGGGTTTGATCTTGTTAAGGATAAAGACACAGGAAACTCTAAAGGATATGGTTTCTGCGTGTATCAG GATCCAGCTGTGACAGACATTGCTTGTGCTGCTCTTAGTGGCTTGAAAATGGGTGATAAAATCCTAACAGTCAGGCGTGCGACTGCAAG TGCGGGGCAGTCCAAAACAGAACAGGAAATGATCTTAGCGCAGGCACAACAGCATATAGCTATGCAA AAAATGGCTTTGTTGACTGGTGACATGAACCTTCCTGGAGTTGGGATAGCACCTATAACAAATGCAGAGACTCTGACTAAAGTCTTATGTTTGACTGAG GCGGTAACTGTGGATCAACTGAACGATGATCAAGAGTACGAAGAAATATCAGAAGACATGCGAGATGAATGTAGCAAATTTG GAACTTTGGTGGACATAACTATTCCTCGTCCAAATCAAAACGGAGAGCACATCCCAGGTGTTGGAAAG GTGTTCTTGGAATATTCTGATATTGCTGGGTGTGCCAATGCAAGGAGTGCACTTAATGGGAGGAAATTTGGAGGCAACGTTGTGAATGCCTTCTATTATCCAGAAGACAAATATCATATCAGGGACTACGGGGCTTAA